CGTTGAGGCAGAGTCACAAGCCTCGTACACGCTCCTCTCTGAAGGACCCGTTATCGTTACCGACCTTGAAAACGACACACGGCTCTCTGGACCAGAGCTGCTCACTTCACACGGCATTACCAGCGGTATCAGCACGATTATCGGGTCACTCGAGGCGCCGTGGGGAATCCTCGGAACGCATGCCACAGAGAAGAAGTCGTTCACTGACGAGGACATCTCATTCATCCAGAGCGTTGCCAACATCCTCGCAGAGGCCATCGAGCGCCAGCGATATGAAGACGAACTGGAGGCCCTGGTCGAGGCGCTCGGAGAGTCAAACGAGCGCCTCGAACAGTTCGCCTACATCGCCTCCCACGACTTACAAGAACCCCTCCGCATGATCTCTAATTATCTCCAGCTCATCGAAAGTCGATACAGGGATGAACTCGATGATGACGCTCGCGACTTCATCGATTTCGCGGTAGATGGGGCCGAGCGAATGCGAGAGATGGTCAACGGCCTGCTCAAATATTCGCGCGTCGATACGGAAACCGAGCCGTTCGAGCCGACAGATATCGAGGCTGTCGTAGAGCGAGTGCTCGCGAACCTGCAGTTACCGATAGAACAACACGCAATTGAGGTGGCTGTCGAGCCGCTTCCAACGGTCAGTGCAGACCGCAAGCAATTCGAGCAGTTGTTCCAGAACCTCGTCTCGAATGCCATCAAATATCGGAGCGATACGTCTCCGCAAATTGAAATCGGCGTCACAGAACGCGAGACCGACTGGCTGTTTGCCATCTCGGACAACGGGATTGGAATCGATACCGACCACCACGAACGCATCTTCGAGGTGTTCAGGCGACTCCATTCTCACGAAGAGTACGCAGGGACCGGCATTGGCCTCGCCCTGTGTCGGAAAATTGTCGAACGACACAGTGGTCGCATCTGGGTGGAGTCTGCACCCAACGAAGGCTCGACGTTCTACGTTACGATTCCACGGACAGAGGTTTCCAATGAGTAACACTCGCAACGCAACACCAATCGACATTCTGTTAGTCGAGGACAATCCAGGCGACGTACGACTCACCAAAGAGGCATTCAACGAGGGGCAGATTAACAATAAATTACACGTCGTCACCGATGGTGAAGAGGCACTCGACTTCCTGTATCGTCGTGGTGAGTACGAATCGACGATTCAACCGCAACTTATCCTCCTTGACCTGAACCTGCCAAAAGTCGACGGCCTTGAGGTCTTAGAGCAACTCAAATCGGATCCAACCCTCCGACACATTCCAGTCGTCATTCTGACGAGCTCTGCAGCAGAAGAAGATATCATCAAAAGCTACGAGTTACACACGAATGCCTATTTGACCAAGCCAATCAATCCAGCCGAATTCATCAGCCTCGTCCGGACGTTCGAGCTATTCTGGTTTGAGTTCGTACAGCTACCCCCACGGGAGCGCTGAAAATCCATGCACGGACAGAAATCCGCTCACGACGAAGCAATCTCGATACTCCTTGTCGAGGACAATCCCGGTGATGCCCGTTTTATCAGAGAGTTATTCCGCGGTGTTGAAGAACTCTCTGAGCGCGCGCCGACTCCGGATCGAAACCGACTGACAGAGCAGGCGGTCAGTGTGCCCCCCACCGAGCCGACAATCGTTCACGAGACACGACTCACAGCCGGCCTCGAACGTCTCACAGACAGCCACATTGATGTCATTCTGTTGGACCTGAATCTGCCAGATAGCGGTGGGTTAGAGACGGTCGAAACGGTTCGAACGCATGTACAATCAATCCCAATTGTCGTGCTCACTGGCCTTCGTGACCGGAACCTTGGGGTAGCGGCACTCCGCAAAGGGGCCGAAGAATATCTCGTCAAAGATGAAATCAACGCGGATATGTTGATTCGATCGGTACACCACGCGATCGAGCGGAAAGCCCACGAACGAGAGCTCGTACAGTACCAAACACTCATCGAGACCGTGAGTGATGGCGTGTACGTCGTTGATGAGGAGTCGCGGTTCGTTCTCGTGAACGAGGCACTCGAATCGATAACCGGATATTCACGTGACACACTGCTCGGCGCTTCAGCTACGCGCCTGCTGACCCAGCCTAACAACGAGACGGGCGACGAAGCCAGCAAGTCGAAACTGGCAGCCGAAAACCAGCCAGGAAAGATTGAAACAGAGCTACGAACCGCAGACGGCAGTTCGATTCCAGTCGAAACGAACGTCACGCCGCTTCCACTCGGTGACGATCGATATGGGCAGGTGGGGGTCATCCGCAACATCACCGAACGAAAGGAGCGAGAGCACAAACTTGAGCGCCAGCGAAATCAACTTGCGATGCTCAACTCGTTAAACGAGCTCGTCCACGAAATTTCACACCTCATACTCGAATCGACCACCCGCAAAGAGATCGAGCAACTGGTCTGTGAGCACCTTGCAAATTCAGATGCCTACGAGTTCGCCTGGATTGGTGATGTGACCTCCGACAACGAAACAGTCACCATGCGGGCCGAAGCCGGCGTCAATGGCTATCTCGATGCAACGACAGTTCGGGTCGGCGACGATGTTGAAGGACACGGCCCAACCGGGAAGGCAATTCGGACCGGCGAGGTTCAGGTTTCCCAGAACATCCACCGAAACCCGACCGATGAACCGTGGGCCGAACGGGCCTGCGAACACGGAATCGGTGCGTTTGCGGCCATTCCAATCGAGTACGAAAATACCCTCTATGGCGTGTTGAACATCTCTGCTGCGAAGCCAAATACGTTCAACCAGAACGAACGCACGGTCATCGCTCGACTCGGAGAGGTAATCGGCCACGCAATCAATGCCATCGAGCGAAAGCAAGCGTTGATTAGCGAAGAGGTGGTCGAACTCAGATTCCAGGTCCGAAACGTGCTCGGCGCAGAGACGCCCCACGCAGGGACAATCACGTTCGACCGGACGATTCCACTTGGCGAGAACAAGTTTCTCCAGTACGGGACGGTGACCCACGAGGCAATGGAGACACTCGCCGCCTTTGTCTCCGAATTTCCGCATTATCGAGACGTGACACTTGACGACCCGGAAGCAGACGTATCTCGATTCGAAGTGCAGCTTTCAGGGCCGCCTGCCATCTCATCGGTTGCAGCCATCGGTGGGCGTATCGAATCTGTCGCGATCGAAAAGGGAGATATCAACATTGTGGCCCAGATTCCACCGGGTGCAAACGTTCGCCGAGTCGTCGACGCCGTCAAAGCGGAATATCCCCGTGCGGAGATACTAGCTAATCGTCGGACGACTCGTACCACCGAGCGAGCACAACGACTCGACCAGATTATTCACGAGCGGCTTACCGATAAACAACGAGCTGCGCTCGAAACGGCCTATTTCGCTGGGTTCTTCGAATGGCCACGCAATAAATCAGGCGAAGATGTCGCCACGTCGATGGGGGTTGCCGCCTCAACGTTTCACGAACACATCCGCACAAGTCAGCGAAAACTCTTACGTGCGGTTTTCGATACTGACCACTCCCACGACTGACGTCGTGGGCGTTCTCCTCACGTCTTTGAGAATCGAACAGATAAGAGGCAACTAGTCGACACTGCAGGCAAGTGCCCCCACAAACGACACATTTCTAGAGTGCTAAAAATCAACATAGGCCACGGTAGATACCTCCAACAAGTTGTTTGTATGGTGTTGGATATTGAAAATAACAAACGCCGAAAATTTTGGGTGGTAGGATATTGATACTCGCGGAGAATTGAAGATGTAATGATACCCACCCTCTCGGTAGTCACTGACCGGTTGCAGCACGTCATGTCCTTGTTGGCTCAGGGCCAGCCCACTCTCACTGACGCGAACGATTTCGACTTGAAAGACGCATCTGCAGAGGGTGAGAAGACTGTTGCACGAAACAGAACGGTTGGAGAAGAAAACAAGATAGCGGTTGACCCTGCTGAGTTGCAGACACCCAGTGACGTTTTGGCTAAACTGGGACAGCTGCCAGAGGAGTTCGTCATCCACCTGCTCGAATCGAACGACGGACGACTGAAACAACAAGCGTTCACCGAGCTTACCGCGTGGTCACCCTCAACGACAAGTCGCCTCCTCCAAGAACTAGAAGAAGACGGACACATCGTCCGTGTGCAGATCGGTATCGAGAAAATCGTCTACCTCCCTGAAGAGGCACCGACGAGTACGATCGAACCTCCACGTACGACATCCACCGAATTATCAGTCACCCACAACTGAGGTCGTACGGGTGCATTCAGTGGGGCAAACCGGAAAGAGAGTTTTATAAACGGGTGAACGAATCTGACTTCGTTTTTCTACGGGCTTAGCAAGTCAGCAAGTCGATTACAATCGAACAGTTCCCACTGATCATCGAGCGATTCTCGAAGTCCCGGTGTGAATCCTGCCTTAGAGAACAGCGCGTACGTCTCCGTCCGTCCGCCCGTGTGCCAGCGAACCGATTCCGCTTTCGTCCGAAGTTCATCGGCGAGCGTCTCGCCCACAGGACTGTTCGTCCACTTGCATTCTCCGAGAAGAATTTGGTCGCTTCCCGGTGCGAGCGCGACAATGTCGATTTCGTCTTCTCCGTACCACCACGAACCAACCTGGGAATACGGTTCAAGTTCTCCGCGCCGCACTGTCTCCCAGACTGCCTCTCGACAGATGCGTTCGAACGTCACACTCACGTGCCGTGGGAGGTCTGGTTGGATCGTTTTTTCGTATACCACCTGTGGCACTTCCTCGATACCAGAGCGGTTCGGTTCGATATACCGGAACCAGAAGCGGAGAAATTCATCGTCGATTTCGTATATCGAGCGCTTGGATTTCTTCGCTGACTCCGTCACTGGAATGCGCCGTTTGATGAATCGCAGTCGACGGAGTGTCTGGAGGTACCGCGACAGTGGCCCGACGTCGATACCCGTTGCCCCAGCGATTTCGTTCGGAGTCGAGTGACCGGTTGCAATTGCTTCGAGAATACTCATATACCGTCCTGGATTTCGAACTTCAGACCGAAGCAAGAACTCAGGTTCGTTGTAGAGAATCGATCGCTGAGAGAGAACGTGATTGTAAACGTTCGATGAGAGGTCAGTTGTATAATCGAATAACGTCACATAGAGTGGGGTTCCACCGGTGATTGCGTAGGATCGAACTGCATCCTCGAACGAATACTCGATAACGTTGCGAGCCGCCCTAAACGAAAACGGATCAAGGTCGAGTTGTGAGGTTCGACGACCAAAAAGTGGACTCTCATGACTGAGTACCGCAGACTCCATCACGCTAATACTCGACCCACAGAGGATGAGTGTTGAATTCGTCTCAGAAAGTACCTCATCGACGAATCCCTGGACGTAGGACGGAAGCGAATCGTTCGAATCAACCAAATATGGAAACTCGTCGATGACGAGCGTCAAATCCTCCTGGGCAAGGTTTTCGCCCACATAGTCGAACGCGTCTGGCCAGTCTGTAATTTGAGGAAGACGATCATCGTACCGTGTTGCAACCTGCTCGACGAATTTCTCCAGTTGGCGAGATTCCGACTCTTGTGCTGCGAGATAGTAGACGTGTGGCCGGTCAGCGCAGAATTCTTTCAACAGTGCAGTCTTTCCAACCCGGCGACGACCGTACAGTACGATAAACGAGTGACCTGGAGAGTCGTGTTCCTCGACCAATGTCGCAAGCTCGGTTTTCCGGTCGTAGAAGGTCATTATCTAGATAATGATTATCGCGATAATGACTTAACGGTTTTTGTTGGACCACGAGACAGACGGGCGTGACAGCAGTCTTGCACAACACAGTAGTAGCTAGCAAGAAGTTGCGGTACCTCGGAAACGTGTCTGTCGAACCCGTCTTGCCACGTCCGGTAGCCAGTCACCTTCGTCGCGGTCGGCCACTGCTGTTTGATGAGCAGCGTGTTGTTCACTGAATACTCGTGGAACTTGCTCTGAATGGTGAGCCAGGCTTTGAACTCCGCGCTGGCTTGTGCTTCGTCAGTGAGGTCCTGGAGGGCAGCAAGCCACGATTCGATGGTGCGGTGCATCTCGTCTGTGCGGGTGTCGTGTTCGTCGAACGACACCGCTGTGTGCTCGGTTGCCATGCGTAGTTCGCGGGCACGCTCGTGCGTGGTCCCACGCCCCTCGGGGACCGATAAACTGGGTTGGAGGGGTCTACAGGAATCAAGGCAGAGTGCCTCGGGGTCTACGAGAGAACGTGCTCTCTCGTGATGACGAGAGGGCTTGCCGGCTCGAACCACTTGACCCTGAGGGTGAATGCCGACACAACTATTACGCATGTCACCGTCTCTCACGCTACAGTTGGGCGAGTTACATTCCTTGACATCCTCCCCGCGCTGAAGCACGGGGCTTTCTCCTTGACTTTCCGTAATTCGTCGCAACTGCATGCAGTTGCGGAGGAATGTGGTGCCTCTCAAAACCCGCGTCTTCGACGTGGTGAGACGGGTACTATCGGGTGGGGTGGAGCCACCGACCCTCACGGACGTATCGGACGTTCGGGTGTTACTTCCAGACGACCTAACGGAAGTCCGAGGGGGATTAAATTCGCCTGCGACCCCACGGCCCGTTTTTGGGCGTGCGGTCAAAACGGTGAAGCCTCGGGGCTAGTCCCCGAGGTACTTCACGCAACTTCCTCCTGTTCAGCCAGGTAACACTCCCAGCAGGTGAACCCGGGAAAGCATTCCTCGCACGCAGGCTCGTCCGTTTCCGTTGGCTCCGCGGGCGCGACGCCACCATCGGTCGCGACCCGCTCGACCTTCTGTGCTGCCTGTAAGATGGGTGCCCGAATCGCCACGGCGAGTCGATGCTTGCACGCACCTTCGAAGCGCGCATTCGCTGGGCATTCACAGTGTGTGGGAACGCCATGTCTCACCGCCACGAGATACTCGTGATTTTCGGGGTCGGCGTAACTCCCGTTTCTGACGAGCACGCCTCGTTCGGTGAGCGAGAACTCGAAGGCTTCGTATTGGGCGCGTTTCAGTGAGCGATTCGTGTACGCCAGTCGATTGAGAATGTGTGTTGACATGGGGATACAGCGGAGCCGGTGACAGGCCCCGCACCCCTTGGGGGGCAGATAAACTCCCAGAGAAGCGACTGAGAACGACCGTCGTCTCAGAATCGAGACCCGGCCACTCTAGCCAAGCCACAAGCACCGAAGCAGTACGATACTGAAACCCACCTCAATGGCGCACACCAAATATTTATTATCTATTGGGTGATAGCCAATAGTAGAACACAGGAGATGGCAGATGGCGACGTGGTACTCGACCGGAATTTCGAATTCGACGCCGAAGCTGGGACCCGCGTCGAGCTATTCGCCGTCGAGAGTTCGTCGTATCCCGGTGGGTTCTACTACCGATTCCAGTACTACAATCCCGAAGAAACCGAGCAACTCCTTCGATACGACACTGCTCACGATTCCGCTGTCGGCCACCATCACCGCCACAAAGATGGGACGATCGAAGGTATCGCGTTCGAGGGGTTGCAAGCACACGTTGCTCGCTTCCGCCAGGAGGTACTCACAATCCATGACCACAGATAACCACGAACCCGCACCCGAGGAGATGAACTTCCCTGAGACACTTCGCATCACCATCGAGAGTCCTGAAGATGCGTTCGATGGGGCAATCGACGCCGCTGGCATCGCCGAAGGTGGCTCACAGACGCCCGCAGTCATCTCATTTGCGAACACGAAAGGATTCCGTCGCTTGCTCACCGACCGGCGATTGGAACTGTTGCGCTCGCTGATGACCGAACCCGCCAGTAGCATCACCGCGCTAGCAACCCGACTCGACAGAAATTACTCAACAGTCCACCAGGACGTCGAAATCCTTGCGGAGTACGGAATCGTTCACTTCCGAGCGGAAGGCCAATCGAAGCAACCGTTCGTCCCGTACGAGACCGTCGAGTTCGATGTCACGATACAGGCACACCACGCCGGGAAAGATTCCGAAGCACCCCCGTGAACTCGGAAGATTTGCCAAGATTAACTCCTCAGTAGTGCGATAGTCAGTATGCCAGTAGAACGAGAGAACTGAAGAGATCTATATTCAGCGTGCGCTTCCTCATCAGGCTACAATCTGGTCTTGACGTTGAGAAAGGGGCCTTAGCGCCTTATTTCAGGTAAACGGTTTCAACAGAGCCAATTCGGTCCGAGAGCTGGACGAAGCACACCTCAGAATTCGAACGTGACCACCTCCGTCGGGCCACAGTACGGACACCGTGAATCGCCGTGATCGAGGGTCATCCCGCAGTGGCGACACTCGTAAACGGTATTGTCTGTGACCTCGCTAAACCACCACTCTGTCAGCCATCCCATCTCAGACCGCCTCGGCGAGGGTATCACGGTGTTTTCGGAGTGTGCACGTCGAGACGTCTGCCGCCGCTGCCAAGTTCACTTGAAGGACTCGCTCCTCGGCATCTCTACTCGCCAATTCGAGACAGGCTGCAGCTACGCCAGCGGGGTTACAGCCGTTGCCGATGCCCTGTTTGCGTGCTTGTTCGATGTAGTCGAGGGCCCGGTGTCGAACAGTCGGAGAGAGGTTAAGCGACGAAGCGAGTTGCGGGATGAATAGCTGTGGCGTGGGAGGGGGCGTAGGTAAGCCCAGTTCCGTGTTCAGCACACCAAATGCGTTGCGGACAGAAGCCTCGTCACACTGAGCGAATCGAGCGATTTCTGCGATGGACCGCGGAAGAGAATTACACCGACACACCGCGTACACACACCCAGCCGCGATTGCTTCGAGTGAGCGACCTCGGAGCAAATCATTGTCTTGAGTTGTCCGAAAGAGCGCACACGTCTGGTCGCGGATGCTCCGCCCGAGGTCGAGACCACTGACGATTCGGCGAATCTCGTAGAATCCACGGACTTGGTTACGTTCACGCGTCGTCGCGCGCTGTGCGCGCCCCTGTTCTCGACGCAGTCGTCTGAGTTGACGTTGCTTTTCGGGTGAAAGGCTGCGTCCCTTGCCGTCCTGGTGCTTGCCGATACTCGTCGACAGTCCCTGGTCGTGAAAGGAGGGAGTGAGTGGTGCCCCTGTCCGTTCGGGGTTAGATTGGTCTTCGGGGAACGACCGCCACTCCGGACCAGGGTCAATAGCTTGGTCAGACAGGATGAGGCCGCAATCGTCGCAGACTGTTTCGTGCGTATTTGTGGTTACTCTGCCGTCGCACTCGGGGCAGGAATGTTGGGAAGTCTGTACGTCTTTGTCGAACGCCGTTTCGTAGATGTCTCTCGTCGCCATTCGAAGTCACGAGGAGCAAGGAAAGCCCCTCGCCCCTCAGGGGCGCATAAACTGGCGTGACGGACGGATCTCCGCATCCTGTGCGAAAACTGGGTTAAACTCGTCTACAATACTGCTATAGCGGGATTTCCATCGGAAACAAAGGGGCCACGACCAGCTTCAACCCGTCTTCGGTCCTTCTGTAACCGTGTTCATCGACGAGGCCGTGGAACGGGAAGATGCCGCTTCAACCCGTCTTCGGTCCTTCTGTAACCGTGGCTGATTCAGATGCCACAGATCTCCTTCTCCGTGAATTCACTCAAGTGTTTCCGTCGACCGTCAATTTTGGGTTTCCCCGAGGGGATCGACGGAGATAAGGTAAATCTGCTGCCAGGCTCGTCGCCAGAACCGTATGGGTTGAAGCGCACCGTCCGAACAGGTGCTGCCAGTCTCCGAATACACACCCGCCAAAAACTTACATATCTGATATTAGTAGAATGGACAATGAAGCTGAATATTCTCATTGTCCTCTTATTGGTGCTGGCCGGTTGTAGCACCGCTCCGACAGACCCGACGTCACAACCCTCAGTTGAAACTGATTCGCCTACGACGGCTACCCCTCAACCAACGACGCAACCACCGCCTCCATCGACAACAGCGGTTCGTTCGACGACCACGTCACAGCCCACGACCGCGACCCAAACCACAGCGGCGCTCGCGAACAACCCCTGGCAACAAGAGACGATCGCTGTCGCGATAGCACAACCAAACAGTGACGGCCGAGACTACCGACCACTCGTTCGGGACGCGCTCGACTACTGGGAACTCAACAGTTCGACCTACACCGAGTTCGATGTCGAGTTCGAACTCGTCGAATACCCCAAACAAGCAGACGTGATTATCGAATTCCATCTGACAGTGTCCTCCTGTGGCTACCAGACCACCGAAAAATTGCTCGGATGCGCCCCGGTATATTCACCAGAACGGACCTTCCCAATTCCAACCAGAGTGAGCATCGAAGCGGGATACGTCAACAGTACCACCATCGAAATCATCAAACATGAACTCGGACACACCCTCGGATTACGACACCAGTCCTCACCTCCGTTCATGGAAGCCTCCGGATACGCGACTCGACTGACAATGCCGAACGCAACCGAACGCCGAATCCCATACAAGGAAGAGACAGTCACTGTCTATATCGACTACTCGGATGTGCGCGATGGCATTCAATATTCGTATGAAAACGCCATACAGCACGCTCTCGATTACTATAACGATGGGGCAGGAGGTACAGAGCCTGAGAGCCTTGAGCTAAAAGTGGTCGACAATCCCGAAGACGCGAATATCGTCATTCGCATTGCAGACGACCGTCGTGACCGGTTCGAAGATATACGTGTGTTCGGGTATGACGAGGACAGCGACCCTGAATTGGAATATTACAATAACGCAACGATCGTCGTGAACGGGTACAGCTCACCAGACACGGGCTGGATTGTTGGATACTATCTTGGGTATGCTCTTGGGGCAACGTCAGCTGATGAGCTGGCACCACCCTTCCGCGATGGTGAAATCGATGATGGGAACTGGTGGAAGTAAGCGTGAAACGATTTCTCTGAACCTTTTCAATAGACGGTCGTCATGCAGCGCCATCAGCGAATGCTTCGGCGACTGGTTCGAGTGCCTGCAGGATGATTTCGGCCTCAAGCGGAGAGAGATCGAGTTCACGGGCCGCGATTCGGCTGTTGACTGTCCCCTCGACGTACTCGGAGGCGTACGTGAGGGCCACCGCGAGGCCGTCGAGGCCGTGGCGCTCGATGTAGACGTCGATATCCCCGTTTTCGCTCCGACGTGCAGCGGCCGCGATGAGCGCTGGCGTAATCGTCTGTGTTTCACCGTTTGTCGAGAGCGTGAGCGAGACCGCCTCCGCGTCGTATTCAAAGGGGCGTTGGTCACGGGTTTTCTTGATGAAGCCAGCAGCGTCGAGCTTCTGGACGTAGTCGTAGGCGGTGCCCTGGGGGATAGCGAGTTCGGCGACGAGTTCGGCGACCGTCACGGGGCCGTGCTGGTACGCGTAGAGGTAAATCCGAGCGAGTGCAGGCGTCTCGAGGAGGTCGACGACTGTCTGGAGCTGCCCGATGGGTGGCCGACCTGGCTGTGGTGGTGAGTGTGCCATCTCAATTATGAATTATGGATAAATCATAATAAGAATTCCGCCGAACCCTTTTGAGAGGTAAATGGGGGGAAATACCGTTCTCAGAGCATAGACGAACTCCAGCAGGTGTTGACTCACCACTTATTGTTGCGCTCTCGGTCATCAGACATATGAGCGAGAGCAATGGGACTGCCGATGCAGGGCCGTTCGCAGAGCAACAGCGGCTTTTCAAACTCCTCTCGCAGGACACGCGCCACCTCATCATTCAAGAGTTGCTGGGACATCCCGCCCATCTCATGTCCCTTGCCGAACTCGAGTACATGGTCGGCAAGAGCCAGGCAGCGATCAAAGACCAAGTAGAGACACTCATCGAGGCAGGGATTCTCGCCCAGTACACGTACGAACCTAGCAAAGGGAAACGAGACCTTCCCTCGCAGTTCTACGGGTTTACCACACGCGGGGTTGAGATTCTCTACGACTACAAATATCTCCGTGGAGTCCCGATTG
This sequence is a window from Haladaptatus sp. QDMS2. Protein-coding genes within it:
- a CDS encoding transcription initiation factor IIB family protein, translating into MATRDIYETAFDKDVQTSQHSCPECDGRVTTNTHETVCDDCGLILSDQAIDPGPEWRSFPEDQSNPERTGAPLTPSFHDQGLSTSIGKHQDGKGRSLSPEKQRQLRRLRREQGRAQRATTRERNQVRGFYEIRRIVSGLDLGRSIRDQTCALFRTTQDNDLLRGRSLEAIAAGCVYAVCRCNSLPRSIAEIARFAQCDEASVRNAFGVLNTELGLPTPPPTPQLFIPQLASSLNLSPTVRHRALDYIEQARKQGIGNGCNPAGVAAACLELASRDAEERVLQVNLAAAADVSTCTLRKHRDTLAEAV
- a CDS encoding transcriptional regulator; the encoded protein is MTTDNHEPAPEEMNFPETLRITIESPEDAFDGAIDAAGIAEGGSQTPAVISFANTKGFRRLLTDRRLELLRSLMTEPASSITALATRLDRNYSTVHQDVEILAEYGIVHFRAEGQSKQPFVPYETVEFDVTIQAHHAGKDSEAPP
- a CDS encoding helix-turn-helix domain-containing protein; protein product: MIPTLSVVTDRLQHVMSLLAQGQPTLTDANDFDLKDASAEGEKTVARNRTVGEENKIAVDPAELQTPSDVLAKLGQLPEEFVIHLLESNDGRLKQQAFTELTAWSPSTTSRLLQELEEDGHIVRVQIGIEKIVYLPEEAPTSTIEPPRTTSTELSVTHN
- a CDS encoding ATP-binding protein: MTFYDRKTELATLVEEHDSPGHSFIVLYGRRRVGKTALLKEFCADRPHVYYLAAQESESRQLEKFVEQVATRYDDRLPQITDWPDAFDYVGENLAQEDLTLVIDEFPYLVDSNDSLPSYVQGFVDEVLSETNSTLILCGSSISVMESAVLSHESPLFGRRTSQLDLDPFSFRAARNVIEYSFEDAVRSYAITGGTPLYVTLFDYTTDLSSNVYNHVLSQRSILYNEPEFLLRSEVRNPGRYMSILEAIATGHSTPNEIAGATGIDVGPLSRYLQTLRRLRFIKRRIPVTESAKKSKRSIYEIDDEFLRFWFRYIEPNRSGIEEVPQVVYEKTIQPDLPRHVSVTFERICREAVWETVRRGELEPYSQVGSWWYGEDEIDIVALAPGSDQILLGECKWTNSPVGETLADELRTKAESVRWHTGGRTETYALFSKAGFTPGLRESLDDQWELFDCNRLADLLSP
- a CDS encoding response regulator produces the protein MSNTRNATPIDILLVEDNPGDVRLTKEAFNEGQINNKLHVVTDGEEALDFLYRRGEYESTIQPQLILLDLNLPKVDGLEVLEQLKSDPTLRHIPVVILTSSAAEEDIIKSYELHTNAYLTKPINPAEFISLVRTFELFWFEFVQLPPRER
- a CDS encoding SWIM zinc finger family protein, translating into MSTHILNRLAYTNRSLKRAQYEAFEFSLTERGVLVRNGSYADPENHEYLVAVRHGVPTHCECPANARFEGACKHRLAVAIRAPILQAAQKVERVATDGGVAPAEPTETDEPACEECFPGFTCWECYLAEQEEVA
- a CDS encoding bacterio-opsin activator domain-containing protein, giving the protein MPPTEPTIVHETRLTAGLERLTDSHIDVILLDLNLPDSGGLETVETVRTHVQSIPIVVLTGLRDRNLGVAALRKGAEEYLVKDEINADMLIRSVHHAIERKAHERELVQYQTLIETVSDGVYVVDEESRFVLVNEALESITGYSRDTLLGASATRLLTQPNNETGDEASKSKLAAENQPGKIETELRTADGSSIPVETNVTPLPLGDDRYGQVGVIRNITERKEREHKLERQRNQLAMLNSLNELVHEISHLILESTTRKEIEQLVCEHLANSDAYEFAWIGDVTSDNETVTMRAEAGVNGYLDATTVRVGDDVEGHGPTGKAIRTGEVQVSQNIHRNPTDEPWAERACEHGIGAFAAIPIEYENTLYGVLNISAAKPNTFNQNERTVIARLGEVIGHAINAIERKQALISEEVVELRFQVRNVLGAETPHAGTITFDRTIPLGENKFLQYGTVTHEAMETLAAFVSEFPHYRDVTLDDPEADVSRFEVQLSGPPAISSVAAIGGRIESVAIEKGDINIVAQIPPGANVRRVVDAVKAEYPRAEILANRRTTRTTERAQRLDQIIHERLTDKQRAALETAYFAGFFEWPRNKSGEDVATSMGVAASTFHEHIRTSQRKLLRAVFDTDHSHD
- a CDS encoding helix-turn-helix domain-containing protein produces the protein MAHSPPQPGRPPIGQLQTVVDLLETPALARIYLYAYQHGPVTVAELVAELAIPQGTAYDYVQKLDAAGFIKKTRDQRPFEYDAEAVSLTLSTNGETQTITPALIAAAARRSENGDIDVYIERHGLDGLAVALTYASEYVEGTVNSRIAARELDLSPLEAEIILQALEPVAEAFADGAA
- a CDS encoding DUF6516 family protein codes for the protein MADGDVVLDRNFEFDAEAGTRVELFAVESSSYPGGFYYRFQYYNPEETEQLLRYDTAHDSAVGHHHRHKDGTIEGIAFEGLQAHVARFRQEVLTIHDHR
- a CDS encoding ArsR family transcriptional regulator; this encodes MSESNGTADAGPFAEQQRLFKLLSQDTRHLIIQELLGHPAHLMSLAELEYMVGKSQAAIKDQVETLIEAGILAQYTYEPSKGKRDLPSQFYGFTTRGVEILYDYKYLRGVPIARALYENTRKTEKVERHEAAPRPTLPTAVVEALTFDEPDLE